A genomic segment from Diospyros lotus cultivar Yz01 chromosome 5, ASM1463336v1, whole genome shotgun sequence encodes:
- the LOC127801792 gene encoding amidase 1-like isoform X1 translates to MLSSSNLSLFLFPSPPASRLSSRRRPPLHPPSPPPLAADAHPSLYCCILPLRRLSSPETISCNLRNDLGTFRKLQKRPEKGFGPFFPFPKRETVRKRRNGVSEPFPCLRAMESDYGAFTEKITLEPYPSAGELPLKNLTFAVKDIFDVDGYVTGFGNPDWARTHSAATSTAPAILAVLRGGAKCVGKTVMDEMAYSINGDNKHYGTPKNPSAPDRVPGGSSSGSAVSVGATLVDFALGTDTGGSVRVPAAFCGILGFRPSHGAVSTTGVIPMAQSLDTVGWFARDAETLCQVGRVLLELPDVDPVKPSAIIIPEDCFQLLSIPSDRVTKVLVKSVEKLFGGQIMNYTSLGNYVKDNVPSLKHFMSKGYEDRENIPSLAALSSARRLLQRYEFKNNHGEWVRTIKPDLGPVISERVFEALRTADENIDVCHSVKTELREALSTLLGDFGILAIPTVPGPPPKLQTEPTTLEAFQARAFCLLSIAGMSGFCQVSLPLGKHNGLPVAVSLLAKHGSDGLLLNLVEMLYETVQEQIDDSCLKLTLFPSMCGDGHYLIDFKAF, encoded by the exons ATGCTCTCCTCCAGTAATCTTTCCTTGTTCCTCTTCCCTTCGCCGCCGGCCAGCCGCCTTTCCTCTCGCCGCCGACCGCCGCTGCATCCTCCCTCTCCGCCGCCTCTCGCCGCTGATGCACATCCCTCCCTCTATTGCTGTATCCTCCCTCTCCGCCGCCTCTCGTCGCCGGAAACCATTTCATGTAATTTGCGAAACGACCTCGGAACGTTTCGCAAATTACAGAAACGGCCCGAAAAAGGTTTCGGGCCGTTTTTTCCGTTTCCAAAACGGGAAACGGTTCGGAAACGCCGAAACGGAGTCTCCGAGCCGTTTCCGTGCCTCAGAGCTATGGAATCGGATTACGGAGCTTTCACGGAGAAAATTACTCTAGAACCGTACCCTTCAGCTGGTGAACTTCCTTTGAAGAATCTCACTTTTGCGGTTAAAGACAT ATTTGATGTGGATGGATATGTTACTGGGTTTGGAAATCCCGATTGGGCACGGACTCATTCGGCTGCCACGTCAACGGCGCCAGCCATTTTAGCAGTCTTAAGGGGTGGTGCTAAATGTGTGGGTAAAACTGTCATGGATGAAATGGCATACAG TATCAATGGAGATAATAAACACTATGGGACACCCAAAAATCCATCTGCACCAGATCGGGTACCTGGAGGGTCTTCCAGTGGATCTGCTGTTTCAGTTGGTGCAACGCTTGTAGATTTTGCCTTAG GTACTGACACTGGGGGAAGTGTAAGAGTTCCTGCAGCATTCTGTGGGATTTTGGGGTTTCGACCTTCTCATGGTGCTGTTTCAACCACTGGGGTCATTCCCATGGCACAGAGTTTGGACACTGTGG GATGGTTTGCTAGGGATGCGGAGACATTGTGCCAAGTTGGACGAGTATTACTAGAGTTGCCCGATGTTGATCCTGTGAAACCTAGTGCTATCATAATTCCAGAAGATTGTTTCCAGCTTCTGAGCATCCCAAGTGATCGAGTAACTAAGGTTCTTGTTAAGTCAGTAGAGAAGTTATTCGGAG GTCAAATCATGAATTACACAAGCCTTGGGAATTATGTCAAGGACAATGTCCCAAGCCTGAAGCATTTTATGAGCAAAGGATATGAAGACAGAGAAAATATTCCATCCCTGGCAGCCCTTTCAAGTGCCAGGAGGCTGCTTCAAAG GTACGAATTTAAGAATAATCATGGTGAGTGGGTCAGAACAATTAAACCTGATTTGGGTCCGGTTATATCTGAACGGGTGTTCGAAGCCTTGAGGACAGCAGATGAAAATATTGATGTCTGCCACTCTGTGAAGACTGAACTACGTGAAGCACTGTCTACTCTCTTGggg GATTTTGGTATCCTAGCAATACCAACAGTTCCCGGGCCTCCACCAAAGTTACAGACAGAGCCAACAACACTGGAGGCATTTCAAGCCAGGGCTTTTTGCCTGTTGTCTATTGCTGGAATGTCTGGCTTCTGTCAG GTGAGCTTACCACTGGGGAAGCATAATGGCCTTCCTGTAGCAGTTTCATTGTTGGCAAAGCACGGCTCCGATGGGTTGCTGCTGAATCTTGTTGAGATGCTTTATGAAACTGTCCAGGAACAGATTGATGATTCATGCTTGAAACTTACTCTGTTTCCATCTATGTGTGGTGATGGGCATTACTTAATTGACTTTAAAGCATTCTAA
- the LOC127801792 gene encoding amidase 1-like isoform X4 codes for MEELDYGAFMEKITLEPYPSAHELPLKNLTFAVKDIFDVDGYVTGFGNPDWARTHSAATSTAPAILAVLKGGATCVGKTVMDEMAYSIDGENKHYGTPKNPSAPDWVHGGSSSGSAVSVGATLVDFALGTDTGGSVRVPAAFCGILGFRPSHGVVSTTGVIPMAQSFDTLGWFARDAETLCRVGRVLLELPDVDPAKPSAIIIPEDCFQLLSIPSDRVTMVLVKSVEKLFRGQIMNYTSLGDYVKDNVPSLKHFMSKGYENTENIPSLAALSSAMRLLQRYEFKNNHGEWVRTIKPDLGPGISERVFKALRTTDENIDVCHSVKTELREALSALLGDFGILAIPTVPGPPPKLQTEPTTLETSQARAFCLLSIAGMSGFCQVSLPLGKHNGLPVAVSLLAKHGSDGLLLNLVEMLYETVQEQIDDSCLKLTLFPSMCGDGHYLIDFKAF; via the exons atGGAGGAGTTGGATTACGGAGCTTTCATGGAGAAAATTACTCTAGAACCGTACCCTTCAGCTCATGAACTTCCTTTGAAGAATCTCACTTTCGCGGTAAAGGACAT ATTTGATGTGGATGGATATGTTACTGGGTTTGGAAATCCTGATTGGGCACGGACTCATTCGGCTGCCACGTCGACGGCGCCAGCCATTTTAGCAGTCTTAAAGGGTGGTGCCACATGTGTGGGTAAAACTGTCATGGATGAAATGGCATACAG TATCGATGGAGAAAATAAACACTATGGGACACCCAAAAATCCATCTGCACCAGATTGG GTACATGGAGGGTCTTCCAGTGGATCTGCCGTTTCAGTTGGTGCAACGCTTGTAGATTTTGCCTTAG GTACTGACACTGGGGGAAGTGTAAGAGTTCCTGCAGCATTCTGTGGGATTTTGGGGTTTCGGCCTTCTCATGGTGTTGTTTCAACCACTGGGGTCATTCCCATGGCACAGAGTTTTGACACTCTGG GATGGTTTGCTAGGGATGCTGAGACATTGTGCCGAGTTGGACGAGTATTACTAGAGTTGCCCGATGTTGATCCTGCAAAACCTAGTGCTATCATAATTCCAGAAGATTGTTTCCAGCTTCTGAGCATCCCAAGTGATCGAGTAACTATGGTTCTTGTTAAGTCAGTAGAGAAGTTATTCAGAG GTCAAATCATGAATTACACAAGCCTTGGGGATTATGTTAAGGACAATGTCCCAAGCCTGAAGCATTTTATGAGCAAAGGATATGAAAACACAGAAAATATTCCGTCCCTGGCAGCCCTTTCAAGTGCCATGAGGCTGCTTCAAAG GTACGAATTTAAGAATAATCATGGTGAGTGGGTCAGAACAATTAAACCTGATTTGGGTCCTGGTATATCTGAACGGGTGTTCAAAGCCTTGAGGACAACAGATGAAAATATTGATGTCTGCCACTCTGTGAAGACTGAACTACGTGAAGCACTGTCTGCTCTCTTGggg GATTTTGGTATCCTAGCAATACCAACAGTTCCCGGGCCTCCACCAAAGTTACAGACAGAGCCAACAACACTGGAGACATCTCAAGCCAGGGCTTTTTGCCTGTTGTCTATTGCTGGAATGTCTGGCTTCTGtcag GTGAGCTTACCACTGGGGAAGCATAATGGCCTTCCTGTAGCAGTTTCATTGTTGGCAAAGCACGGCTCCGATGGGTTGCTGCTGAATCTTGTTGAGATGCTTTATGAAACTGTCCAGGAACAGATTGATGATTCATGCTTGAAACTTACTCTGTTTCCATCTATGTGTGGTGATGGGCATTACTTAATTGACTTTAAAGCATTCTAA
- the LOC127801792 gene encoding amidase 1-like isoform X3, whose product MLSSSNLSLFLFPSPPASRLSSRRRPPLHPPSPPPLAADAHPSLYCCILPLRRLSSPETISCNLRNDLGTFRKLQKRPEKGFGPFFPFPKRETVRKRRNGVSEPFPCLRAMESDYGAFTEKITLEPYPSAGELPLKNLTFAVKDIFDVDGYVTGFGNPDWARTHSAATSTAPAILAVLRGGAKCVGKTVMDEMAYSINGDNKHYGTPKNPSAPDRVPGGSSSGSAVSVGATLVDFALGTDTGGSVRVPAAFCGILGFRPSHGAVSTTGVIPMAQSLDTVGWFARDAETLCQVGRVLLELPDVDPVKPSAIIIPEDCFQLLSIPSDRVTKVLVKSVEKLFGGQIMNYTSLGNYVKDNVPSLKHFMSKGYEDRENIPSLAALSSARRLLQRYEFKNNHGEWVRTIKPDLGPVISERVFEALRTADENIDVCHSVKTELREALSTLLGDFGILAIPTVPGPPPKLQTEPTTLEAFQARAFCLLSIAGMSGFCQVSLPLGKHNGLPVAVSLLAKHGSDGLLLNLVQMLYETLQEQIDIAEKSSP is encoded by the exons ATGCTCTCCTCCAGTAATCTTTCCTTGTTCCTCTTCCCTTCGCCGCCGGCCAGCCGCCTTTCCTCTCGCCGCCGACCGCCGCTGCATCCTCCCTCTCCGCCGCCTCTCGCCGCTGATGCACATCCCTCCCTCTATTGCTGTATCCTCCCTCTCCGCCGCCTCTCGTCGCCGGAAACCATTTCATGTAATTTGCGAAACGACCTCGGAACGTTTCGCAAATTACAGAAACGGCCCGAAAAAGGTTTCGGGCCGTTTTTTCCGTTTCCAAAACGGGAAACGGTTCGGAAACGCCGAAACGGAGTCTCCGAGCCGTTTCCGTGCCTCAGAGCTATGGAATCGGATTACGGAGCTTTCACGGAGAAAATTACTCTAGAACCGTACCCTTCAGCTGGTGAACTTCCTTTGAAGAATCTCACTTTTGCGGTTAAAGACAT ATTTGATGTGGATGGATATGTTACTGGGTTTGGAAATCCCGATTGGGCACGGACTCATTCGGCTGCCACGTCAACGGCGCCAGCCATTTTAGCAGTCTTAAGGGGTGGTGCTAAATGTGTGGGTAAAACTGTCATGGATGAAATGGCATACAG TATCAATGGAGATAATAAACACTATGGGACACCCAAAAATCCATCTGCACCAGATCGGGTACCTGGAGGGTCTTCCAGTGGATCTGCTGTTTCAGTTGGTGCAACGCTTGTAGATTTTGCCTTAG GTACTGACACTGGGGGAAGTGTAAGAGTTCCTGCAGCATTCTGTGGGATTTTGGGGTTTCGACCTTCTCATGGTGCTGTTTCAACCACTGGGGTCATTCCCATGGCACAGAGTTTGGACACTGTGG GATGGTTTGCTAGGGATGCGGAGACATTGTGCCAAGTTGGACGAGTATTACTAGAGTTGCCCGATGTTGATCCTGTGAAACCTAGTGCTATCATAATTCCAGAAGATTGTTTCCAGCTTCTGAGCATCCCAAGTGATCGAGTAACTAAGGTTCTTGTTAAGTCAGTAGAGAAGTTATTCGGAG GTCAAATCATGAATTACACAAGCCTTGGGAATTATGTCAAGGACAATGTCCCAAGCCTGAAGCATTTTATGAGCAAAGGATATGAAGACAGAGAAAATATTCCATCCCTGGCAGCCCTTTCAAGTGCCAGGAGGCTGCTTCAAAG GTACGAATTTAAGAATAATCATGGTGAGTGGGTCAGAACAATTAAACCTGATTTGGGTCCGGTTATATCTGAACGGGTGTTCGAAGCCTTGAGGACAGCAGATGAAAATATTGATGTCTGCCACTCTGTGAAGACTGAACTACGTGAAGCACTGTCTACTCTCTTGggg GATTTTGGTATCCTAGCAATACCAACAGTTCCCGGGCCTCCACCAAAGTTACAGACAGAGCCAACAACACTGGAGGCATTTCAAGCCAGGGCTTTTTGCCTGTTGTCTATTGCTGGAATGTCTGGCTTCTGTCAG GTGAGCTTACCACTGGGGAAGCATAATGGCCTTCCTGTAGCAGTTTCATTGTTGGCAAAGCACGGCTCAGATGGGTTGCTGCTGAATCTTGTTCAGATGCTTTATGAAACTCTCCAGGAACAGATTGATATCGCTGAGAAATCAAGTCCCTGA
- the LOC127801792 gene encoding amidase 1-like isoform X2, producing MLSSSNLSLFLFPSPPASRLSSRRRPPLHPPSPPPLAADAHPSLYCCILPLRRLSSPETISCNLRNDLGTFRKLQKRPEKGFGPFFPFPKRETVRKRRNGVSEPFPCLRAMESDYGAFTEKITLEPYPSAGELPLKNLTFAVKDIFDVDGYVTGFGNPDWARTHSAATSTAPAILAVLKGGATCVGKTVMDEMAYSIDGENKHYGTPKNPSAPDWVHGGSSSGSAVSVGATLVDFALGTDTGGSVRVPAAFCGILGFRPSHGVVSTTGVIPMAQSFDTLGWFARDAETLCRVGRVLLELPDVDPAKPSAIIIPEDCFQLLSIPSDRVTMVLVKSVEKLFRGQIMNYTSLGDYVKDNVPSLKHFMSKGYENTENIPSLAALSSAMRLLQRYEFKNNHGEWVRTIKPDLGPGISERVFKALRTTDENIDVCHSVKTELREALSALLGDFGILAIPTVPGPPPKLQTEPTTLETSQARAFCLLSIAGMSGFCQVSLPLGKHNGLPVAVSLLAKHGSDGLLLNLVEMLYETVQEQIDDSCLKLTLFPSMCGDGHYLIDFKAF from the exons ATGCTCTCCTCCAGTAATCTTTCCTTGTTCCTCTTCCCTTCGCCGCCGGCCAGCCGCCTTTCCTCTCGCCGCCGACCGCCGCTGCATCCTCCCTCTCCGCCGCCTCTCGCCGCTGATGCACATCCCTCCCTCTATTGCTGTATCCTCCCTCTCCGCCGCCTCTCGTCGCCGGAAACCATTTCATGTAATTTGCGAAACGACCTCGGAACGTTTCGCAAATTACAGAAACGGCCCGAAAAAGGTTTCGGGCCGTTTTTTCCGTTTCCAAAACGGGAAACGGTTCGGAAACGCCGAAACGGAGTCTCCGAGCCGTTTCCGTGCCTCAGAGCTATGGAATCGGATTACGGAGCTTTCACGGAGAAAATTACTCTAGAACCGTACCCTTCAGCTGGTGAACTTCCTTTGAAGAATCTCACTTTTGCGGTTAAAGACAT ATTTGATGTGGATGGATATGTTACTGGGTTTGGAAATCCTGATTGGGCACGGACTCATTCGGCTGCCACGTCGACGGCGCCAGCCATTTTAGCAGTCTTAAAGGGTGGTGCCACATGTGTGGGTAAAACTGTCATGGATGAAATGGCATACAG TATCGATGGAGAAAATAAACACTATGGGACACCCAAAAATCCATCTGCACCAGATTGG GTACATGGAGGGTCTTCCAGTGGATCTGCCGTTTCAGTTGGTGCAACGCTTGTAGATTTTGCCTTAG GTACTGACACTGGGGGAAGTGTAAGAGTTCCTGCAGCATTCTGTGGGATTTTGGGGTTTCGGCCTTCTCATGGTGTTGTTTCAACCACTGGGGTCATTCCCATGGCACAGAGTTTTGACACTCTGG GATGGTTTGCTAGGGATGCTGAGACATTGTGCCGAGTTGGACGAGTATTACTAGAGTTGCCCGATGTTGATCCTGCAAAACCTAGTGCTATCATAATTCCAGAAGATTGTTTCCAGCTTCTGAGCATCCCAAGTGATCGAGTAACTATGGTTCTTGTTAAGTCAGTAGAGAAGTTATTCAGAG GTCAAATCATGAATTACACAAGCCTTGGGGATTATGTTAAGGACAATGTCCCAAGCCTGAAGCATTTTATGAGCAAAGGATATGAAAACACAGAAAATATTCCGTCCCTGGCAGCCCTTTCAAGTGCCATGAGGCTGCTTCAAAG GTACGAATTTAAGAATAATCATGGTGAGTGGGTCAGAACAATTAAACCTGATTTGGGTCCTGGTATATCTGAACGGGTGTTCAAAGCCTTGAGGACAACAGATGAAAATATTGATGTCTGCCACTCTGTGAAGACTGAACTACGTGAAGCACTGTCTGCTCTCTTGggg GATTTTGGTATCCTAGCAATACCAACAGTTCCCGGGCCTCCACCAAAGTTACAGACAGAGCCAACAACACTGGAGACATCTCAAGCCAGGGCTTTTTGCCTGTTGTCTATTGCTGGAATGTCTGGCTTCTGtcag GTGAGCTTACCACTGGGGAAGCATAATGGCCTTCCTGTAGCAGTTTCATTGTTGGCAAAGCACGGCTCCGATGGGTTGCTGCTGAATCTTGTTGAGATGCTTTATGAAACTGTCCAGGAACAGATTGATGATTCATGCTTGAAACTTACTCTGTTTCCATCTATGTGTGGTGATGGGCATTACTTAATTGACTTTAAAGCATTCTAA